The Salmo salar chromosome ssa06, Ssal_v3.1, whole genome shotgun sequence genome window below encodes:
- the LOC106607273 gene encoding SH3 and cysteine-rich domain-containing protein 2: MRSKSVENFFQRSYSDARLPPDFITDPPPPSPPPGSPLASERSPSLSPSLSPNPSLCSHSPSLSSSPSLSSKAPPPPHLTQVTHCFQEHMFRKPTHCQLCKHLIVGNSKQGLRCKTCKMGAHLWCTSELSQQPCNGKSGVGAFKRNFSSPMLVNEQLAVVKEVQPTQGAGRGRGVDPIYAALRYGTSLAQMSRSSFGSVSESPTHSQGDGGEGGEEGEQRQYSMEEEMPQETGDLPQCENEKAEPEGGDSEQFQEPVEETSVKVPKRIEVHSIHTYVALYKFLPQEHHDLGLEPGDRVLVTDDSNEEWWKGKCGDKVGFFPANFVQRVRPGERVWRVTQPVPASRGMGHMPVKEDQICVGKSEDSEGFLKLSSGKKRGLVPAKSIEEI, encoded by the exons ATGCGCAGTAAGAGTGTGGAGAACTTCTTCCAGAGGTCCTACAGTGACGCCCGTCTCCCCCCGGACTTCATCACCGACCCGCCACCCCCCTCCCCGCCCCCTGGCTCTCCCCTCGCCAGTGAacgctcaccctccctctctccgtcactcagccccaacccctccctctgctcccACTCCCCGTCTCTAAGCTCCTCCCCCTCGCTGTCTTCCAAGGCCCCGCCCCCGCCCCACCTGACGCAGGTGACCCACTGCTTCCAGGAGCACATGTTCCGCAAGCCCACCCACTGCCAGCTCTGCAAGCACCTGATCGTGG gtaaCTCTAAACAGGGTCTTCGGTGTAAAACCTGTAAGATGGGTGCTCACCTGTGGTGCACCTCAGAATTGTCCCAGCAGCCCTGCAATGGAAAG tctggGGTCGGGGCCTTCAAGCGAAACTTCAGCTCTCCCATGCTGGTCAACGAACAACTGGCTGTCGTCAAGGAGGTGCAGCCCACCCAAG gggCAGGCCGGGGGCGTGGGGTGGACCCTATTTACGCAGCCCTGCGCTATGGGACATCCCTGGCACAGATGAGCCGCTCCAGTTTTGGGAGCGTGTCCGAGTCGCCCACGCACAGCCAG GGTgacggaggggaaggaggagaggagggggagcagAGGCAGtatagcatggaggaggagatgccaCAGGAGACAGGGG ACCTGCCTCAGTGTGAAAACGAGAAGGCTGAACCAGAGGGTGGGGACAGCGAGCAGTTCCAGGAGCCTGTAGAGGAAACCAGcgtgaag GTTCCCAAGCGTATTGAGGTTCACTCGATCCACACGTATGTAGCGCTCTACAAGTTCCTGCCTCAGGAGCACCACGACCTCGGACTAGA gcctgGTGATCGGGTGCTGGTCACTGATGATTCTAATGAAGAGTGGTGGAAG GGAAAGTGTGGAGACAAGGTGGGCTTCTTCCCTGCTAACTTCGTCCAGAGGGTGCGCCCAGGGGAGAGGGTGTGGAGGGTCACCCAGCCTGTCCCTGCCAGCCGAGGGATGGGCCACATGCCAGTGAAGGAGGATCAG atCTGTGTGGGGAAGAGTGAGGACAGTGAGGGTTTCCTGAAGCTGAGCAGTGGGAAGAAGAGAGGACTGGTCCCTGCTAAATCCATTGAGGAGATCTAA